Proteins encoded by one window of Fibrobacter sp. UWT2:
- a CDS encoding InlB B-repeat-containing protein, with protein MSIKECFGYLLLCVGFAAAATISPKEPSLKDGCYQIGTAQELFGLAEISKKRSYENPALLCAKLTDNIVINKNVLDEYGDLNSKAKDLVAWTPVGFAGIFDGNGKTISGLYVNDTTIMRVGLFESVDYTSYTDTVVVKDLGIEDSYFYGKYKNTNDPYIGSIFASTTPNAAYIRISNCYSNATLEGWGIIGGLVGGNGSKMTIENSHYSGKIRTKISADAGGLIGTSGGDTLFIINSYNSANIKGGGSAAGLASATRVVKVVNSYNTGDLSSDEYSVAGLIGGITAPSRVPRITEYSNIIQSYNTGKLYSATGDIGGLILSINGTELNIINSYSEGDFSDKYIDFQYGYDGLVVKIKSSELNLINSLYTQQTIDSTTNLKLYYQCDTNSTCNIINSYALSESGYKYDYSVTSKELEDGSIAQLLHDYKNGDIDGSIWGQDVGNDVHPVYSGEVKYNTVEAHITPTIPQLVDGCYEIGNADELYGFAAVVNGTDSTDAKLDVCGKLTADIVINERLIVKDTLLNERGRRLVNWVPIMNFEGVFDGQGHSISGIYLNHPISDSVGFFGVIGRKDVPSEVTIKNLHIKDAYYKSENIGGIVGWLHWSLTLSGCSFEGYLSGGNAAGLIYAAREFEYSRDQRDFISIKNCHTKAIINAYWYAAGFIINADYYKNISIENSYSESEFVAPEIWGEGAGFICHIERGSLNISNSYSYNKLSDVYKKFGLINSYGTSLYIKVDTLSIINSFILLDESNSNVKSRLVLKPNTLPEVSIKNSYYISDTISIYGGTIAPRVDFANGTIAAELHNYKLDGVDGSIWGQTVGTDPYPTLKGKITGYTPTTLKLTLITYEGDTTKYIDHFVPGHKINLPMPKQDGFIFAGWFNDNKYEGDAVLSVGIKDTSDVTLYAKWIENKSLKPKGDCFEIGTADELYQFTHYVNDTTRENLKENICAKLTADITINKHVLTAPETLNEDAIGFISWTPIQNFRGSFDGQGHSISGLYFNDERISDVGLFGTVSFGDNSWFREDTATIKNITLKDSYFLGYENAAGIVGKATHSVIIFENVHNEGLIRSNEYAAGLLADADYAAYPVILNSSNKGAIFAENTAAGLMAGSFNETTISNCYNLGHITATYAAGGIATGIAGDYYDDEEPYSIIEFSYNSGTISGNDGAGGILSGCGKCKLIETANVGNVSGSTDIGGLIGELSGDIYNSYNSGKIEANYRFGGLVGNANNINITNSFNTQRIEEGDYNHGGLVGAYESYLEQNITNSYFINTDVDNHFQQIQVTAKDFADGTVLKALQDYTDSVIDGKCWIQNIGKDAHPVLKSLNIIAINSSSVTPTSSSSVIKSSSSAAESSSSSTTISSSSEPKSSSSVTSSSSDAKSSSSSVKETSSSSEGAKSSSSEAGKSSSSESGKSSSSGKESIAEGIVLDIHYNLSIDNRNILITGVPAKTYVALFDMNGTLVDRKLTESNGATLAAPRSGRYIVRIKAQNQSVIVK; from the coding sequence ATGAGTATAAAAGAGTGTTTTGGGTATTTACTGCTCTGTGTTGGTTTTGCCGCAGCCGCCACAATTTCACCTAAAGAGCCCTCCCTGAAAGACGGATGCTACCAGATTGGCACCGCCCAGGAACTTTTCGGACTTGCCGAAATATCAAAAAAGCGCTCCTACGAAAATCCGGCCCTCCTTTGCGCCAAACTCACCGACAACATCGTAATCAACAAAAACGTTTTGGACGAGTACGGCGACCTGAACTCAAAAGCGAAAGACCTTGTCGCCTGGACACCCGTTGGCTTTGCAGGCATATTCGATGGAAACGGCAAGACCATTTCGGGCCTGTACGTGAATGACACCACCATAATGAGGGTAGGTCTATTCGAAAGCGTTGATTACACCTCCTATACCGATACTGTCGTTGTCAAAGACCTTGGTATCGAGGACTCCTATTTTTATGGCAAATACAAGAATACGAATGACCCCTATATTGGAAGTATCTTTGCCTCAACGACCCCTAATGCAGCCTATATAAGGATTTCCAACTGCTACAGCAATGCAACCCTTGAGGGTTGGGGGATTATTGGCGGACTTGTGGGCGGAAACGGTAGCAAAATGACTATCGAGAATTCCCACTATTCCGGAAAAATCCGCACCAAAATTTCAGCCGACGCAGGAGGACTAATCGGTACTTCCGGCGGAGACACCTTGTTCATCATTAACAGCTACAACTCGGCCAACATCAAAGGTGGCGGTTCTGCAGCAGGCCTCGCCTCAGCGACTAGAGTTGTAAAAGTGGTAAACAGCTACAACACAGGTGACCTCTCTAGCGATGAATACAGCGTTGCCGGTTTAATCGGCGGAATTACAGCCCCCAGTCGTGTGCCCAGGATTACCGAATACTCGAACATTATCCAGTCTTACAACACCGGCAAGCTTTATTCGGCAACCGGAGACATCGGCGGTTTAATCCTTAGTATTAACGGAACCGAGCTGAACATCATCAACTCGTACAGCGAAGGCGATTTTTCGGATAAATACATAGACTTCCAATACGGCTACGACGGACTTGTCGTAAAGATCAAGTCCAGCGAATTAAATCTCATCAACAGCTTATATACGCAACAGACGATTGACTCTACGACAAATCTCAAGCTATATTACCAGTGCGACACCAATTCAACCTGCAACATTATCAATTCCTATGCGCTTTCTGAATCGGGCTACAAGTACGATTATTCCGTCACCAGTAAGGAACTCGAAGACGGTTCCATCGCACAATTGCTTCACGACTACAAGAATGGCGACATTGATGGATCCATCTGGGGACAAGATGTCGGCAACGACGTCCATCCGGTATATTCCGGCGAAGTCAAATACAATACGGTAGAAGCGCACATCACCCCCACGATTCCCCAACTGGTTGACGGTTGCTACGAAATCGGGAACGCCGACGAGCTCTACGGATTTGCTGCGGTCGTAAACGGCACCGACAGTACGGACGCCAAGCTGGACGTTTGCGGAAAACTGACAGCAGACATCGTTATCAACGAACGCCTGATTGTAAAAGACACTCTCCTCAACGAAAGAGGCCGTCGACTCGTCAACTGGGTGCCGATTATGAATTTTGAAGGGGTATTCGACGGGCAAGGACATTCCATTTCGGGAATCTACCTCAATCACCCTATTAGTGACTCTGTCGGATTCTTCGGTGTTATCGGAAGAAAGGATGTTCCTTCTGAAGTGACAATCAAGAACCTTCACATCAAGGACGCTTATTACAAGTCCGAAAACATCGGCGGTATTGTCGGCTGGCTTCATTGGTCACTCACCCTTTCAGGCTGTTCATTCGAGGGTTACCTCAGCGGCGGCAATGCGGCAGGCCTTATTTATGCGGCACGCGAATTCGAATACTCCCGCGACCAACGAGATTTCATCTCGATCAAGAACTGCCACACCAAAGCGATCATAAACGCCTATTGGTATGCAGCAGGGTTCATAATCAATGCAGATTATTACAAGAATATCAGTATCGAAAATTCTTATAGCGAATCTGAATTTGTAGCCCCCGAAATCTGGGGAGAAGGAGCGGGTTTCATCTGCCATATCGAACGTGGAAGCCTCAACATTTCCAACTCTTACAGCTACAATAAACTGTCTGATGTATACAAAAAATTCGGTTTGATCAATAGCTACGGAACATCCCTCTACATCAAGGTTGATACGCTTTCAATCATCAATTCATTTATTCTTCTTGATGAATCGAACAGCAATGTCAAAAGCAGGCTTGTCCTAAAACCAAACACTTTACCTGAAGTTTCCATCAAGAACTCCTACTACATTTCGGATACCATAAGCATTTACGGAGGCACTATCGCCCCCAGAGTTGACTTTGCAAACGGAACGATCGCCGCAGAACTTCACAATTATAAACTCGACGGAGTGGACGGATCTATCTGGGGCCAGACAGTCGGTACCGATCCCTACCCCACCCTTAAGGGTAAAATTACCGGCTACACACCCACCACCTTAAAATTGACCTTGATTACCTACGAAGGCGACACCACAAAATACATCGACCATTTCGTGCCGGGACACAAGATTAACCTGCCCATGCCTAAACAGGATGGATTCATTTTTGCAGGATGGTTCAACGACAACAAATACGAAGGCGACGCCGTTCTTTCTGTCGGAATCAAGGATACAAGCGACGTGACCCTTTACGCCAAGTGGATCGAAAACAAATCCCTGAAGCCGAAGGGCGATTGCTTCGAAATCGGAACCGCCGATGAACTTTACCAATTCACCCACTATGTGAACGACACTACTCGTGAAAATCTCAAAGAAAACATCTGCGCCAAGCTCACGGCAGACATTACCATCAACAAGCATGTCCTTACCGCCCCCGAAACACTGAACGAAGATGCCATCGGCTTTATCAGTTGGACTCCGATCCAGAATTTCCGCGGATCCTTTGACGGTCAAGGACATTCTATTTCAGGGCTTTACTTTAACGACGAAAGAATATCCGATGTCGGTCTTTTCGGGACAGTTTCCTTTGGCGATAACTCATGGTTCCGCGAAGATACGGCCACCATCAAGAACATCACTCTGAAGGACTCGTATTTCCTCGGCTATGAGAATGCTGCTGGAATTGTTGGAAAGGCAACCCACTCCGTTATCATTTTTGAAAATGTCCATAACGAAGGCCTAATTAGAAGCAACGAATATGCGGCAGGCTTACTTGCAGATGCAGATTACGCAGCCTACCCCGTTATTTTGAATTCTAGCAACAAGGGCGCCATATTCGCCGAAAATACTGCCGCAGGACTGATGGCCGGGAGCTTCAACGAGACAACCATCAGCAACTGTTACAATCTGGGACACATTACAGCGACATACGCAGCCGGAGGCATCGCCACAGGAATTGCAGGAGATTACTATGATGACGAGGAACCCTATTCAATCATTGAATTCTCCTACAACTCCGGAACCATTAGCGGAAACGACGGAGCTGGTGGCATATTGAGCGGATGCGGCAAATGCAAGCTTATTGAAACGGCAAATGTAGGCAACGTGTCAGGATCCACTGATATCGGCGGATTAATCGGAGAACTTTCGGGAGACATTTACAACTCGTACAACTCCGGAAAAATTGAGGCCAATTATCGATTTGGAGGACTAGTCGGTAACGCCAACAACATTAACATTACCAACTCCTTCAACACGCAACGCATAGAAGAGGGCGATTACAACCATGGCGGCCTTGTCGGCGCTTATGAAAGCTACCTGGAACAGAACATCACAAATTCCTACTTCATCAATACCGACGTAGACAACCATTTCCAGCAGATTCAAGTGACCGCAAAGGATTTTGCTGACGGCACCGTGCTGAAAGCTTTGCAAGATTATACGGACAGCGTCATTGACGGAAAATGCTGGATCCAAAATATCGGCAAGGATGCGCACCCCGTTCTGAAGAGCTTGAACATTATTGCCATCAATTCTTCGAGCGTAACGCCCACAAGTTCTTCGTCTGTCATCAAGTCGTCAAGTTCTGCAGCTGAAAGCAGTTCCTCAAGCACAACGATTTCGAGCAGCAGCGAGCCAAAGTCTTCCTCCAGCGTTACGTCTTCTAGCAGCGACGCCAAATCGTCTAGCTCTTCTGTCAAGGAAACGTCCAGTTCGTCCGAAGGAGCGAAATCCAGTTCTTCTGAAGCAGGCAAGTCTAGTTCGTCCGAATCCGGAAAATCCAGCTCTTCGGGCAAGGAATCTATTGCCGAAGGCATTGTTCTGGACATCCACTACAATTTGTCCATCGACAACAGGAACATCTTGATTACAGGCGTTCCCGCCAAGACTTATGTGGCCTTGTTCGACATGAACGGAACGCTTGTCGACAGGAAACTGACGGAATCGAACGGCGCAACGCTGGCCGCACCTCGCTCCGGACGCTATATCGTCCGAATCAAGGCGCAAAACCAGAGCGTCATCGTAAAATAA
- a CDS encoding PCMD domain-containing protein, which yields MKKWIILALMMLLGACTADYDTFDTSDYRELKEIAVAEQDGSPAIYSEQHRIEFDLGEVPDSLDTWDSVTLEDLNLSHFASLHLVDGDIDEFPKDSAGLDSLAKKVKYSKETIESGNKIRVPSSHVLYVVVVSESGKKSVWQLTFNIPNVEPESSSSAKSSSSAEGKSSSSEKSDKSSSSESKDSSSSSQKADEPGSSAVTSSSSESDEPTSSSGGSAEAPKILSLSIAGKAAVIDEENKSIHVDDLEFRTDLTSLELSAMELSDGASADVTVGESYDFGMGVQVKVTNEKDKSTTYSVKAGYQLPGENFNSWNKNDVTPDSIWGNANTILTTTEKKTSGSMIGAMIKTGSALTKIASGSLYTADFNPNGVGTLSMASSSTWPDGNELLDFGKPFAARPEYMEVKFSYEGKGDSCDIYILLENRTGNKNVNRKASDVNTLVASAWFRSSKADNSGRENPDVVSVSEPDENGMRTLRLKLKYGEPLEGSPIENSSTFDTKLKSSNKAAINNGLVQGTGEEPVTHIRVVFASSADGNHYNGTKDAVLVVDDIKLIY from the coding sequence ATGAAAAAATGGATTATCCTTGCTTTGATGATGCTTCTTGGCGCATGTACCGCCGATTACGATACGTTTGACACTTCGGATTATCGCGAACTCAAAGAAATTGCCGTTGCCGAACAAGATGGCTCACCGGCGATTTATTCGGAGCAACACCGCATCGAATTTGACTTGGGCGAAGTTCCCGACTCGCTTGACACTTGGGACTCGGTGACGCTTGAAGATCTCAATCTGAGCCATTTTGCAAGCCTTCATTTGGTGGATGGCGATATCGATGAATTCCCGAAGGATTCCGCAGGGCTCGATTCTCTTGCCAAGAAGGTAAAGTATTCCAAAGAAACGATTGAATCGGGTAATAAAATCCGTGTGCCTTCTAGCCATGTGCTTTATGTGGTGGTGGTTTCTGAAAGCGGTAAAAAGTCCGTTTGGCAGTTGACTTTCAACATCCCGAATGTGGAACCCGAAAGCAGTTCCTCGGCCAAGTCCAGCAGTTCTGCAGAAGGTAAATCTAGCAGCTCCGAAAAGAGCGACAAATCCAGCAGCTCGGAGTCAAAGGATTCTTCTAGTAGCTCTCAAAAAGCCGATGAACCGGGTAGTTCTGCGGTCACTTCAAGCTCTTCGGAATCTGACGAGCCGACTAGCTCTTCTGGAGGTAGCGCCGAGGCTCCGAAGATTTTGTCCCTTTCGATTGCCGGAAAAGCCGCTGTTATCGATGAAGAAAACAAGTCTATCCATGTGGACGATCTTGAATTCCGCACGGATTTGACGTCGCTTGAACTTTCAGCGATGGAACTTTCGGATGGCGCATCCGCCGATGTGACTGTGGGCGAGTCCTACGATTTTGGCATGGGCGTTCAGGTGAAGGTGACGAACGAAAAAGATAAAAGTACAACCTATTCGGTGAAGGCGGGCTACCAGTTGCCGGGCGAAAATTTCAACTCCTGGAACAAGAATGATGTCACGCCGGATTCTATTTGGGGCAACGCCAATACGATTTTGACAACCACTGAAAAGAAAACTTCGGGTTCTATGATTGGCGCAATGATTAAAACTGGTTCCGCTCTTACTAAGATTGCAAGCGGGAGCCTCTATACGGCCGACTTTAACCCCAATGGCGTGGGCACGCTTTCGATGGCCAGTTCTTCGACTTGGCCCGATGGCAATGAACTTTTGGACTTTGGCAAGCCCTTTGCGGCAAGGCCCGAATACATGGAAGTCAAGTTCAGCTACGAAGGCAAGGGCGACAGCTGTGATATCTACATTCTGCTCGAAAACCGCACCGGCAACAAGAATGTGAACCGCAAGGCAAGCGATGTCAACACGCTGGTGGCCTCGGCTTGGTTCCGTTCCAGTAAGGCTGACAACTCCGGCCGCGAAAATCCGGACGTCGTAAGCGTTTCGGAACCCGACGAAAATGGCATGCGCACGCTCCGCTTGAAGCTCAAGTATGGCGAACCTCTTGAAGGATCTCCCATCGAAAATTCTTCGACATTCGATACCAAGTTGAAATCTTCGAATAAGGCCGCTATCAATAACGGCCTCGTGCAGGGAACGGGCGAAGAACCCGTGACACACATTCGCGTGGTGTTCGCCTCCAGTGCAGACGGCAACCATTACAATGGTACGAAGGATGCCGTCCTGGTGGTGGATGATATCAAGCTGATTTACTAA
- a CDS encoding TIGR01212 family radical SAM protein (This family includes YhcC from E. coli K-12, an uncharacterized radical SAM protein.): MHYTPYRDLLLKVFPNYLKVRKLPLNGGMSCPNLDGTKSFSGCSYCNNRSFSPVFDQAKVSIQEQLDKFVPRLREKYPNAGILAYLQPYTNTHAPLEHLKGIIDPIIKHKEIAGLAIGTRPDCLEEDKVAYLAELNRKKPIIVEIGLQTANDLTLAAINRRHTLAEFTDAVKRCQAAGLTVTTHVIVGLPGETMEDFKHTAQVVRDLKLAAVKIHPLHIVAGTVMAQDYANGEIKLLTFEEYCEAVAEMIKIIGFETAIERFSGESPSDMLIAPDWCGERDKIIATVEKLLD, translated from the coding sequence ATGCATTACACTCCCTACCGAGACTTACTGCTGAAGGTTTTCCCGAATTACCTGAAGGTGCGCAAGCTCCCGCTGAATGGCGGCATGAGCTGCCCGAATCTGGACGGCACCAAGAGTTTTTCGGGTTGCAGTTACTGCAATAACCGCAGTTTTAGCCCCGTATTTGACCAGGCGAAGGTCTCGATTCAGGAACAGCTCGACAAATTTGTGCCGAGGCTCCGCGAAAAGTACCCGAACGCAGGCATTTTGGCCTACTTGCAGCCGTACACGAATACGCACGCGCCGCTGGAACACCTGAAAGGAATCATCGACCCGATTATCAAGCATAAGGAAATTGCGGGCCTTGCCATCGGCACGCGCCCGGACTGCCTCGAAGAAGACAAGGTCGCCTACCTCGCGGAACTTAACCGCAAAAAGCCGATTATCGTGGAAATCGGCCTACAAACCGCAAACGATTTGACGCTCGCCGCCATCAACCGCAGGCATACCCTCGCCGAATTCACGGACGCCGTCAAGCGCTGCCAGGCGGCAGGACTCACCGTCACCACGCACGTCATCGTGGGCCTCCCCGGCGAAACCATGGAAGATTTCAAGCACACCGCCCAGGTGGTACGCGACCTGAAACTCGCCGCGGTCAAGATTCACCCGCTGCACATTGTGGCAGGCACTGTCATGGCGCAGGACTACGCCAACGGCGAAATCAAGCTCCTGACCTTCGAAGAATACTGCGAAGCGGTGGCTGAAATGATCAAGATTATCGGCTTCGAGACCGCCATCGAGCGATTTAGCGGCGAAAGCCCGAGCGACATGCTCATCGCCCCCGACTGGTGCGGCGAAAGGGACAAGATTATCGCCACGGTCGAGAAGTTGCTTGATTAG
- a CDS encoding adenine phosphoribosyltransferase, translated as MKQIEDYIISVPDFPKPGILFRDVTGILGDADGLKLTLDSLYKTLEKVEFDVVAGLEARGFLFGVPIAEHFQKPFVPVRKKGKLPRETVSTDYKLEYGGACIEIHKDSIKPGQRVLIVDDLLATGGTAKAAATLVEKLGGNVELFAFVIELFDLHGREALKGYRVESLTRFPGH; from the coding sequence ATGAAACAGATTGAAGACTACATTATCTCTGTTCCGGATTTTCCGAAGCCAGGGATTCTTTTTCGCGATGTCACGGGGATTCTTGGCGATGCCGACGGTCTAAAACTGACACTTGACTCGCTATACAAGACACTCGAAAAAGTGGAATTTGACGTAGTCGCAGGGCTTGAGGCACGAGGTTTTCTGTTCGGGGTCCCAATTGCCGAGCATTTCCAAAAGCCGTTTGTACCCGTACGCAAGAAGGGCAAGCTCCCCCGCGAAACAGTTTCAACTGATTACAAGCTTGAATATGGCGGAGCCTGCATCGAAATCCACAAGGATTCCATAAAGCCGGGACAACGAGTTCTTATCGTAGACGACTTGCTTGCAACTGGAGGAACAGCGAAAGCAGCCGCCACACTCGTCGAAAAGCTTGGAGGGAACGTAGAACTTTTCGCATTTGTAATTGAACTTTTTGACTTGCACGGGCGCGAAGCGCTCAAGGGTTACCGAGTGGAATCGCTTACCAGGTTCCCGGGGCACTAA
- a CDS encoding NCS2 family permease yields the protein MQENNKKSFMYKAGRELKKEFFFLDKFFKLSDNQANIHTEILAGLMTFMTMAYILAVNPEILSAAGMPKGGVFIATVIAAAVGSALMGFVAKYPFALAPGLGINAFFAYTVVLSMGYSWQFALLAVFIEGILFLILSIVSVREKIFNSIPISLKSGAAVGIGIFIAFIALQGGKIVVANNSTIVSLINFHMVDMHTSGIWAILTLLGIIITSAFLIKGIRGAILLGIFATWLLGIITEFVGIYVPNPEAGFHSVIPQFTDYLQGLERSFREFGITCGALFHPESWTLTQGNAIVGQGFSLFKSLDFFVVIFAFFFVDLFDTLGTLIGVSFRGGFLKEDGKLPRISQALSCDAIATSIGAICGTSTTTTYVESAAGVTYGGKTGLTAVSVALFFLLSLLFAPIFMAIPGFATAPALIMVAYFMMTSIAKIDWTNPRESIPAFICMIAMPLTYSISDGIMFGVISYTFINALTGKIKNVHWVMIVLTVIFLLKYALM from the coding sequence ATGCAAGAGAACAATAAAAAATCATTCATGTACAAGGCCGGTCGTGAACTCAAAAAAGAATTTTTCTTTCTTGACAAGTTTTTCAAGTTGAGCGACAACCAGGCCAACATCCACACCGAAATTCTGGCTGGCCTCATGACCTTCATGACCATGGCCTACATTCTGGCGGTGAACCCCGAAATTCTTTCGGCCGCAGGAATGCCCAAGGGCGGCGTCTTCATCGCCACCGTCATCGCAGCCGCCGTCGGTTCTGCCCTCATGGGCTTTGTCGCAAAATACCCCTTTGCACTTGCCCCTGGCCTTGGCATAAACGCCTTCTTTGCCTACACCGTGGTGCTGAGCATGGGCTACAGCTGGCAATTCGCCTTGCTCGCCGTCTTTATCGAAGGCATTTTGTTCTTAATCCTTTCAATCGTTTCTGTCCGCGAAAAAATCTTTAACAGCATTCCCATTTCGCTCAAATCGGGCGCTGCAGTCGGCATCGGCATATTCATTGCCTTTATCGCCCTGCAGGGCGGTAAAATCGTCGTCGCCAACAATTCCACCATCGTAAGCCTCATCAACTTCCACATGGTCGACATGCACACGAGCGGCATCTGGGCGATTCTTACCCTGTTGGGCATTATCATTACCTCGGCTTTCTTGATTAAAGGAATCCGCGGCGCCATTCTGCTTGGAATTTTTGCAACCTGGCTGCTAGGCATCATCACCGAATTTGTTGGAATCTACGTTCCGAACCCGGAAGCGGGATTCCATTCCGTGATTCCGCAGTTTACCGATTACCTGCAGGGACTAGAACGTTCCTTCCGTGAATTCGGAATCACCTGCGGTGCACTTTTCCATCCGGAATCCTGGACGCTCACCCAAGGCAATGCGATTGTCGGCCAGGGATTTTCGCTCTTCAAGTCGCTCGATTTCTTTGTCGTGATTTTCGCTTTCTTCTTTGTAGACCTGTTCGATACGCTGGGCACCCTGATTGGAGTCTCGTTCCGTGGCGGTTTCCTGAAAGAAGACGGCAAGCTCCCCCGCATTTCTCAAGCGCTCAGCTGCGATGCTATCGCCACCTCGATCGGAGCCATTTGCGGAACTTCGACCACGACCACCTACGTGGAAAGTGCCGCCGGTGTCACCTACGGCGGAAAGACAGGCCTCACCGCCGTCTCGGTCGCTCTATTCTTCTTGCTTTCGCTCCTTTTTGCCCCCATATTTATGGCGATTCCGGGCTTTGCAACAGCCCCCGCACTCATCATGGTCGCCTACTTCATGATGACATCCATCGCTAAAATCGACTGGACCAATCCGAGAGAATCGATTCCCGCCTTTATCTGCATGATCGCCATGCCGCTCACCTATTCCATTTCGGACGGCATCATGTTCGGCGTCATTTCTTACACCTTCATAAACGCTCTCACCGGCAAGATCAAGAATGTTCACTGGGTCATGATTGTGCTCACCGTGATATTCTTGCTCAAGTATGCTTTGATGTAG
- the argH gene encoding argininosuccinate lyase, whose product MAQNKSNVKTNSGKTSSAKKGTQTNMWTGRFASGMAQSMVDLSFSLQFDAELIEEDIEGSIGHGKGLVESGVLSKADYKKICDGLASILKDYKAGKNLWQESDEDIHMAVERVLTERIGALGKKIHTGRSRNDQVCTDFKLYMRHRAAEIRTLEVSLMETVLDLAKKYFGKMMPGYTHLQQAQPIYFSHYLMSMFFAVSRDVKRLDNFLELHSELPLGSGAMAGSAFPYHRALVAKELGFNGVSPNSIDAVSHRDMMLEFEADLAIIANTMSRYAEDFVNWSTSEFGYLTLHDAFSSGSSMMPQKKNPDSMELIRGKSGRMLGNFSALYTLVKGAPLSYSRDLQEDKEPVFDSVHNVKVILRVMKEALESARFNFDKMHAKMLPALLATDLADLLVESGVPFRDAHHVVGSLVGEAARQGLEFTDLSDEAWASAGVPNVKQMKKTLTFEYSVSRRNIEGGTGPKSVKQQFSKAEAILKKFKK is encoded by the coding sequence ATGGCACAAAACAAGAGCAACGTGAAAACGAATTCCGGCAAAACATCTTCTGCCAAGAAAGGCACCCAGACCAACATGTGGACCGGCCGTTTTGCTAGCGGCATGGCACAGAGCATGGTGGACCTGAGCTTCAGCCTGCAATTCGACGCCGAACTCATTGAAGAAGACATCGAAGGCAGCATCGGCCACGGCAAGGGCCTGGTGGAATCCGGCGTGCTCAGCAAGGCCGACTACAAGAAGATTTGCGACGGCTTGGCCAGCATCCTCAAGGACTACAAGGCCGGCAAGAACCTGTGGCAGGAATCGGATGAAGACATTCACATGGCCGTGGAACGCGTGCTCACCGAACGCATCGGTGCCCTCGGCAAGAAGATCCACACGGGCCGCAGCCGTAACGACCAGGTCTGCACGGACTTCAAGCTTTACATGCGCCACCGCGCCGCCGAAATCCGCACCCTCGAAGTTTCTTTGATGGAAACGGTTCTCGACCTCGCCAAGAAATACTTCGGCAAGATGATGCCGGGTTACACCCACCTGCAGCAGGCACAGCCCATCTACTTCAGCCATTACCTGATGAGCATGTTCTTTGCCGTGAGCCGCGACGTGAAGCGCCTCGACAACTTCCTGGAACTGCACAGCGAACTCCCGCTCGGTAGTGGCGCTATGGCAGGCTCTGCATTCCCGTACCACCGCGCCCTCGTTGCAAAGGAACTCGGATTTAACGGCGTTAGCCCGAACAGCATCGACGCCGTGAGCCACCGCGACATGATGCTCGAATTCGAAGCCGACCTCGCGATTATCGCAAACACCATGAGCCGCTACGCCGAAGACTTCGTGAACTGGAGCACCAGCGAATTCGGCTACCTCACCTTGCACGACGCTTTCTCTAGCGGTTCCTCGATGATGCCGCAGAAGAAGAACCCCGACTCCATGGAACTTATCCGCGGAAAATCCGGCCGCATGCTCGGCAACTTCAGCGCCCTCTACACTCTGGTGAAGGGTGCGCCGCTCAGCTACAGCCGCGACCTGCAAGAAGACAAGGAACCGGTATTCGACTCCGTGCATAACGTGAAGGTGATTCTCCGCGTGATGAAGGAAGCACTCGAAAGCGCACGTTTCAATTTCGACAAGATGCATGCGAAGATGCTGCCGGCGCTGCTGGCTACCGACCTCGCTGACTTGCTGGTCGAATCTGGCGTGCCGTTCCGCGATGCCCACCACGTGGTCGGTAGCCTGGTCGGCGAAGCCGCCCGCCAAGGCCTCGAATTCACGGACCTCTCCGATGAGGCCTGGGCCAGCGCCGGTGTCCCGAACGTGAAGCAGATGAAGAAGACTCTCACGTTTGAATACAGCGTGTCCCGCCGCAACATCGAAGGCGGTACGGGCCCGAAGTCCGTGAAGCAGCAGTTCAGCAAGGCCGAAGCCATTCTGAAGAAATTCAAGAAGTAG